A stretch of the Saprospiraceae bacterium genome encodes the following:
- a CDS encoding ribonuclease Z — protein sequence MNTGTFEVQILGCSAALPAYNRFPSSHIVRIHDHSYMVDCGEGTQFQLNKYGIKRSRIKNIFITHLHGDHVFGLPGLITSYNLINRQDDLHIYGPVGIKKMIEDYLAFASGLPRYPLEFHEIANFEGDWFFEDQHVRVRSLPLKHKITCCGYLFEEKRVRRILNLDALEKLNIPKKVWNQIESGHDITLEDGRVYTNETLTNSPHNKRRYAYCSDTIYHEGLIPYLTGVDLLYHETTYLDELQDKAIENGHSTTKQAARIAYKSGVGTLLTGHYSSRYDNLDKILEECQTIFPNTILGEEGMVVRVNSK from the coding sequence ATGAATACAGGCACTTTTGAAGTGCAAATATTAGGTTGCAGCGCCGCATTACCAGCCTATAATCGCTTTCCTTCATCCCACATTGTCAGGATACACGACCATTCTTATATGGTTGATTGTGGAGAGGGGACCCAATTTCAACTTAACAAATATGGGATTAAGCGCTCCCGAATTAAGAACATCTTTATAACCCATTTACACGGCGACCATGTATTTGGGCTACCCGGCTTGATAACGAGCTATAATTTAATCAACCGTCAGGATGATCTGCACATTTATGGTCCTGTAGGCATTAAAAAAATGATCGAGGATTACCTGGCATTTGCCTCGGGTTTGCCCCGATATCCACTTGAATTTCATGAGATTGCCAATTTTGAAGGAGATTGGTTTTTTGAAGACCAGCATGTTCGCGTAAGGAGCTTACCTTTAAAGCATAAGATCACTTGCTGTGGGTATTTATTTGAAGAAAAAAGGGTCCGGCGAATTTTAAATTTGGATGCTCTGGAAAAACTTAATATTCCGAAAAAGGTTTGGAATCAAATAGAATCTGGACACGATATCACATTGGAGGATGGCCGAGTCTATACAAATGAAACACTTACCAACAGTCCTCATAACAAAAGACGTTATGCATATTGTTCCGACACCATTTACCATGAAGGTCTGATTCCGTATTTAACTGGAGTGGATTTATTATATCACGAAACCACTTACCTGGACGAATTGCAAGACAAAGCAATTGAAAATGGCCACAGCACCACAAAACAAGCAGCTCGAATTGCTTATAAATCAGGCGTAGGTACCCTGCTTACTGGTCATTATTCATCCCGATATGATAATTTGGATAAAATTCTGGAAGAGTGTCAAACCATTTTTCCTAATACGATTTTAGGGGAAGAAGGTATGGTTGTTCGTGTCAATTCCAAATGA
- the rpmI gene encoding 50S ribosomal protein L35, which translates to MPKVKTHSGAKKRMKLTGKGKVKRYQAKTSHFMRHKTKKAKRHLVNSVIVHKSEEKRMKQLLGIF; encoded by the coding sequence ATGCCTAAGGTAAAAACGCATTCAGGAGCAAAAAAAAGAATGAAATTGACCGGTAAAGGAAAAGTAAAGCGTTACCAGGCTAAAACTTCGCATTTTATGAGACACAAAACCAAGAAGGCCAAAAGACATTTGGTAAATTCTGTGATTGTGCATAAAAGTGAAGAAAAACGTATGAAACAATTATTAGGAATATTTTAA
- a CDS encoding ABC transporter permease, protein MIFLRIVLDSFNQAIQQLTSNKLRSFLTLLGITIGIFCVIAVLSSVDSLEENIVQSFEKFGNDVIYVDKWPWEEDPGQNFYKYMARPVADINDLHNIQNKSKLSQAASLAVFLPGRTTKFMDVVVEGAYMAGITEDYDKIIKLEFEDGNYFSARDFQIGGNQTILGNKLALSLFPKGNGVGKEINIGGQKFQVVGILKQEGKSIISIMPNDEAVFIPFNTARKLVSINSSSNWGTLLSVKAKKGVDLDELKYEVSSIIRPGRGLKPREKDNFSINRITMLTNLVDKVFGVINFAGFIIGLFSMLVGAFGVANIMFVSVKERTNLIGIKMAIGAKRYFILLEYLIEAIILCIIGGLVGLFIVWAALFILSKLLEFPIYMSFQNIALGISLSILIGIVAGIIPAIIASRMDPVEAIRK, encoded by the coding sequence TTGATTTTTTTAAGAATCGTATTAGACAGCTTTAATCAGGCCATTCAACAGCTCACTAGCAATAAGTTGCGTAGTTTTTTGACTTTATTAGGGATAACCATAGGCATATTTTGTGTAATTGCAGTCCTTTCTTCCGTTGATTCCCTCGAAGAGAATATCGTTCAAAGTTTTGAAAAATTTGGGAATGATGTAATTTATGTGGATAAATGGCCTTGGGAAGAAGACCCAGGGCAGAATTTTTACAAGTATATGGCAAGACCGGTAGCAGATATCAATGACTTGCACAACATTCAAAATAAATCCAAACTTTCTCAAGCAGCTTCATTGGCAGTGTTTTTACCAGGAAGGACAACAAAATTTATGGATGTTGTCGTTGAGGGTGCTTACATGGCTGGAATTACAGAGGACTATGATAAAATCATCAAACTTGAATTTGAAGATGGAAACTATTTTTCGGCACGAGATTTTCAAATTGGTGGAAATCAAACAATACTAGGGAATAAATTGGCTTTGTCCTTGTTTCCAAAAGGGAATGGAGTAGGAAAGGAAATTAATATTGGAGGGCAGAAATTTCAAGTGGTTGGAATTCTAAAGCAAGAAGGTAAATCAATTATATCTATAATGCCCAATGACGAGGCAGTCTTTATACCCTTTAATACCGCCAGAAAGCTGGTATCTATAAATTCCAGTTCAAATTGGGGAACTTTATTAAGTGTTAAAGCAAAAAAGGGGGTTGACCTTGATGAACTAAAATATGAAGTCTCCAGTATTATAAGACCCGGGAGAGGTTTGAAGCCACGGGAGAAAGATAATTTTTCAATTAACAGAATTACCATGTTGACAAATCTTGTTGACAAGGTCTTTGGTGTAATCAATTTTGCAGGATTTATTATCGGATTGTTTTCTATGCTGGTTGGAGCATTTGGTGTGGCCAATATCATGTTTGTCTCGGTAAAAGAACGAACCAATTTAATAGGCATCAAAATGGCAATTGGTGCAAAACGCTATTTTATTTTATTGGAATATTTGATTGAAGCAATTATTCTTTGCATCATCGGTGGACTTGTAGGATTGTTTATTGTTTGGGCTGCCTTATTTATCCTTTCTAAATTACTTGAATTCCCAATTTACATGTCATTTCAAAATATTGCACTTGGAATTAGTTTGTCGATACTCATTGGCATTGTAGCTGGAATTATACCAGCAATCATTGCATCCAGGATGGATCCTGTTGAAGCAATTCGAAAATAA
- a CDS encoding translation initiation factor IF-3: MNLRRGPVNKFDELKEQFRINDAIRNSQIRLVGENFEEISTVAGKPIEAGVYYTDQALKWAFDLGMDLVEITAKADPPVCKIIDFQKFLYLKRKKEKELKAKTAKTVVKEIRFGPHTDDHDYEFKTKHAIKFLEEGAKVKAYVQFRGRAIVFKDRGELVLLRFIKELESYGVAEELPRLEGKRMHVIISPKKKSN, encoded by the coding sequence TTGAATCTTAGAAGAGGTCCTGTCAATAAATTCGACGAACTAAAAGAACAATTCCGCATTAACGATGCCATCCGAAATAGTCAAATAAGACTCGTTGGCGAAAATTTTGAAGAAATCAGTACGGTAGCTGGAAAACCCATAGAAGCCGGCGTATATTATACAGATCAAGCACTTAAATGGGCATTTGATCTTGGAATGGATTTGGTAGAAATCACCGCAAAGGCTGATCCACCGGTTTGCAAGATCATCGATTTCCAAAAATTCCTCTACCTAAAGAGGAAAAAAGAAAAGGAACTTAAAGCAAAAACGGCCAAAACGGTAGTAAAAGAAATTCGATTCGGTCCTCATACTGATGACCACGATTATGAATTTAAAACCAAGCACGCCATTAAATTTCTGGAAGAAGGGGCAAAAGTCAAAGCCTATGTACAATTTAGGGGTCGGGCCATTGTTTTTAAAGATCGTGGAGAATTGGTCTTATTGCGCTTTATAAAAGAGTTAGAATCTTATGGAGTTGCGGAAGAACTCCCTCGCCTTGAAGGTAAACGGATGCACGTGATCATATCTCCAAAGAAAAAATCAAATTAA
- a CDS encoding ATP-dependent Clp protease ATP-binding subunit — translation MNKKFSQNVKKVLANSREESLRLGHDYIGTEHILLGLIQEKDTLAVQVLKSLKVDLKDLRNRIEEAIPVKKGNETTFQVGNLPLNKHAEKVLKFTYLEAKVNREEEIYPEHLVLSLLKHHENLASQILDQFNVDYESYRSELEYLAEQKLEDPSFEDLPHSGPSESDPYEDEPSQTSYSRKSSNKSMTPVLDNYGRDVSRLAEEGKLDPIVGRETEIERVSQILSRRKKNNPILIGEPGVGKTAIVEGLALRIIQKRVSRTLFNKRIVMLDLAALVAGTKYRGQFEERIKAIMTELEKSRDVILFIDEIHTIIGAGGATGSLDASNIFKPALARGELQCIGASTLDEYRQHIEKDGALDRRFQKVMIDPPTAEETIQILNNIKSKYEDYHSVSYTDEAIISCVKLSDRYITDRFLPDKAIDVIDEVGARVHLKNIHVPKHIEDIETQIDQIKEQKNTAVKSQQYEKAADLRDLESRLLKKLDQSKLEWEADAKAKRYPVTEEDIAEVVAMMTGIPVKKVALSESKKLVNMADEIKQAIVGQDEAITKISKAIQRNRVGLKDPKKPIGSFIFLGPTGVGKTELAKAIARFLFDSEDALVRLDMSEYMEKFTVSRLIGAPPGYVGYEEGGQLTEKIRRKPYSVILLDEIEKAHPDVYNILLQVLDEGLLTDGIGRKIDFKNTILIMTSNIGARQLKDFGQGVGFATKTRQENQDENTKSVIKNALKKTFSPEFLNRIDDVLIFNSLEKSEMHQIIHIVLKKLLNRIEQLGYHLTLSDEAIEFLAEKGFDPQFGARPLHRAVQKYLEDALAEFLLSENPEQGSKLKALLDKEKDLIYIQLATKTSSLKKS, via the coding sequence ATGAATAAAAAGTTTTCCCAAAACGTCAAAAAAGTCTTGGCCAATAGCCGGGAAGAATCGCTCCGACTGGGTCATGATTATATTGGCACCGAACACATTCTATTAGGTCTGATTCAAGAAAAAGATACGCTTGCCGTTCAGGTCTTGAAATCTTTAAAAGTTGATCTAAAGGATTTGAGAAATCGCATTGAAGAAGCGATCCCTGTAAAAAAAGGAAATGAAACGACCTTTCAGGTAGGTAACCTTCCACTCAATAAACATGCAGAAAAAGTCCTGAAATTCACCTACTTAGAAGCAAAAGTCAACCGGGAAGAAGAAATTTATCCGGAACACTTGGTCTTGTCTTTATTAAAACACCATGAAAATCTTGCTTCGCAAATCCTGGACCAGTTTAATGTAGATTACGAAAGTTACAGGTCTGAGCTCGAATATCTTGCAGAGCAAAAACTAGAAGATCCCAGTTTTGAAGATTTACCACACAGTGGGCCTTCAGAATCAGATCCTTATGAAGACGAACCCAGTCAAACCAGTTATTCTAGAAAGTCCAGCAATAAATCCATGACACCGGTACTGGATAATTACGGACGCGATGTGTCAAGACTGGCTGAAGAAGGAAAATTAGATCCAATTGTGGGCCGGGAAACCGAAATTGAACGTGTTTCTCAAATTCTGAGTCGACGCAAAAAAAACAATCCGATATTAATTGGCGAACCGGGAGTAGGTAAAACCGCCATTGTAGAAGGTCTGGCGTTGCGAATTATTCAAAAACGGGTATCAAGAACACTTTTTAATAAACGCATCGTGATGTTGGATTTAGCAGCCCTGGTTGCCGGCACCAAATACCGTGGGCAATTTGAAGAGCGCATCAAAGCCATCATGACAGAATTGGAAAAATCACGCGATGTTATTCTGTTTATAGATGAAATTCATACCATCATTGGAGCTGGAGGCGCAACAGGTTCTTTGGACGCATCCAATATCTTTAAACCTGCGCTTGCACGAGGTGAATTGCAATGCATTGGAGCTTCCACTTTAGACGAATACCGTCAGCATATTGAAAAAGATGGCGCTTTGGATCGCAGATTTCAAAAAGTGATGATTGATCCACCAACAGCAGAAGAAACCATTCAAATTCTTAATAATATCAAATCCAAATATGAGGACTACCATTCTGTAAGCTATACAGATGAGGCCATCATAAGTTGTGTGAAATTAAGTGACCGGTATATTACAGATCGTTTCTTGCCAGATAAAGCAATTGATGTAATTGACGAAGTTGGAGCCAGAGTGCATTTGAAAAACATTCATGTTCCAAAGCATATTGAAGACATCGAAACCCAAATTGATCAAATCAAAGAACAAAAAAATACTGCTGTAAAAAGTCAGCAATACGAAAAAGCGGCCGATTTAAGGGACTTGGAATCGCGTTTACTTAAAAAACTTGACCAATCAAAACTGGAATGGGAAGCGGATGCAAAAGCAAAACGCTACCCTGTTACTGAAGAAGACATTGCAGAGGTTGTTGCTATGATGACCGGAATTCCGGTTAAGAAAGTTGCTTTGTCTGAGAGCAAAAAACTTGTGAACATGGCGGATGAAATTAAACAAGCCATTGTTGGTCAGGATGAAGCCATTACTAAAATCAGTAAAGCAATTCAACGAAATCGAGTTGGATTAAAGGATCCTAAGAAACCAATTGGATCATTTATTTTCCTGGGGCCTACTGGAGTTGGAAAAACTGAATTGGCTAAAGCAATTGCTAGATTTTTATTTGATTCCGAAGATGCATTGGTCAGGCTCGACATGAGTGAATACATGGAGAAATTTACCGTTAGCCGATTGATTGGAGCGCCTCCTGGTTATGTGGGCTATGAAGAAGGCGGGCAACTGACAGAGAAAATCAGAAGAAAACCTTATTCTGTTATTCTTTTAGATGAGATTGAAAAAGCGCACCCGGATGTTTACAATATTTTGCTGCAGGTATTAGATGAAGGTCTTTTGACTGATGGCATTGGCCGTAAAATTGATTTTAAAAACACCATACTCATTATGACCTCCAATATTGGGGCTCGCCAATTAAAAGACTTTGGCCAAGGAGTTGGTTTTGCAACAAAAACACGCCAGGAAAATCAAGATGAGAATACGAAATCAGTCATTAAAAATGCATTGAAGAAGACCTTTTCTCCTGAATTTTTAAATAGAATTGATGATGTATTAATTTTCAATAGTCTTGAAAAATCTGAAATGCATCAAATCATTCACATCGTACTAAAGAAATTACTGAATCGAATAGAGCAATTAGGATATCACTTAACGCTTTCAGATGAGGCCATTGAATTCCTTGCAGAGAAAGGATTTGATCCCCAATTTGGTGCTCGTCCATTACACCGGGCAGTTCAGAAATATTTAGAAGATGCGCTGGCTGAATTTTTATTAAGTGAAAATCCAGAGCAAGGATCTAAACTAAAAGCCTTATTAGATAAGGAAAAGGATTTGATCTACATTCAACTGGCCACTAAAACCAGTTCGTTGAAGAAATCTTAA
- a CDS encoding STAS domain-containing protein, giving the protein MKYQVDKQDRYAIFSLEEKNLNSLIAPQLKSEFVFLRNEGVRNLIFDMGDVDYVDSSGLSSILTANRIWKDYGSFVMTNVKSDSIHKLIEISKLDGILTIIPTVEESVEYVFMEDLERDLTEEE; this is encoded by the coding sequence ATGAAATACCAAGTTGATAAGCAAGATAGATATGCAATTTTTAGTCTTGAGGAGAAGAATTTAAATTCTTTAATTGCCCCCCAATTGAAGTCTGAATTTGTTTTCTTGCGAAATGAGGGTGTTCGGAATTTGATTTTTGACATGGGAGATGTAGACTATGTAGATTCGTCTGGATTGAGCTCGATCTTAACTGCCAACAGAATATGGAAAGACTACGGTTCTTTTGTTATGACCAATGTTAAAAGTGACAGCATTCACAAGTTGATCGAAATTTCAAAATTAGATGGCATTTTAACCATTATACCAACGGTTGAGGAGTCGGTTGAATATGTCTTTATGGAGGATTTAGAACGAGATCTCACCGAAGAAGAATGA
- the queA gene encoding tRNA preQ1(34) S-adenosylmethionine ribosyltransferase-isomerase QueA — translation MRTKLSQFTFNLPKNLIAQYPVEERSDSRMMVIHRDTGKIEHKTFKDLLDYVQDKDAMIINNTKVFPARMYGRKEKTGAKIEVFLLRELNKEVRLWDVLVDPARKIRVGNKLYFYDKNGKEVLVAEVVDNTTSRGRTIRFLFDGDSQAFQNALKVLGQTPLPKYITRNLESADEERYQTIYAKEVGAVAAPTAGLHMSRELYKMLEIKGVNFGEVTLHVGLGTFRTIDVEDLSKHKMEAEYFRIDESTAKLVNETKDLGKNIFSVGTTTMRALESSVSASKYLKPAEGWTNLFIYPPYDFRIANRLITNFHLPKSSLLIMVSAFTGHELLNEAYEMAIKEKYRFYSYGDSMLIL, via the coding sequence ATGCGTACAAAATTATCGCAGTTCACATTTAACCTCCCTAAAAATCTAATTGCTCAATATCCAGTTGAAGAGCGTTCAGATTCCAGGATGATGGTAATTCATCGGGATACCGGTAAAATTGAACACAAGACTTTTAAGGATCTTTTAGACTATGTCCAGGATAAAGATGCTATGATTATAAATAACACCAAAGTGTTTCCAGCACGTATGTACGGGCGAAAAGAAAAAACGGGTGCAAAAATCGAAGTGTTCCTTTTAAGAGAATTGAATAAGGAAGTTCGTTTATGGGATGTTCTGGTTGATCCAGCTCGTAAAATCAGGGTTGGTAACAAGTTATACTTCTATGATAAAAACGGAAAGGAAGTCCTTGTTGCCGAAGTTGTAGATAACACAACTTCCAGAGGAAGGACCATCCGATTTTTATTTGATGGTGACAGTCAGGCATTTCAAAATGCTTTAAAAGTTCTTGGACAAACTCCGCTGCCAAAATACATTACCCGAAATCTTGAATCTGCTGACGAAGAACGCTATCAAACAATTTATGCGAAAGAAGTCGGCGCGGTTGCAGCTCCAACAGCAGGACTCCACATGAGTCGCGAACTGTATAAGATGCTTGAAATTAAAGGTGTAAATTTTGGTGAAGTTACCTTGCATGTTGGATTAGGTACGTTTCGGACCATCGATGTTGAAGATTTGTCGAAGCATAAAATGGAAGCTGAGTATTTTCGCATTGATGAGTCAACTGCTAAATTGGTAAATGAGACCAAAGATTTAGGTAAAAACATATTTTCTGTAGGCACCACCACCATGCGCGCTTTAGAATCTTCTGTTTCAGCTTCTAAATACCTAAAACCAGCGGAAGGTTGGACTAATTTGTTTATCTATCCTCCCTATGATTTTAGAATAGCAAATAGGTTGATTACGAATTTTCATTTACCAAAATCAAGTTTATTAATTATGGTTTCTGCATTTACCGGTCATGAATTGTTAAACGAAGCCTACGAAATGGCAATAAAAGAAAAATATCGTTTCTACAGTTATGGTGACAGCATGCTGATT
- the rplT gene encoding 50S ribosomal protein L20, with the protein MPRSVNAVASRRRRKKIMKAARGYFGGRSKVYTVAKNAVERAMKYAFKHRREKKRAFRRLWIARINAGVRPLGLSYSKFIHLLATKNIDLNRKVLADLALNNAAAFQTLVENVKK; encoded by the coding sequence ATGCCTCGTTCAGTCAATGCAGTAGCCTCCAGAAGAAGAAGGAAGAAAATCATGAAAGCCGCCCGCGGCTATTTTGGCGGTCGTTCAAAAGTTTATACCGTTGCTAAAAATGCGGTAGAACGCGCAATGAAATATGCGTTCAAACATCGCCGGGAAAAGAAAAGAGCATTCAGAAGACTTTGGATTGCTCGTATCAATGCTGGCGTTAGACCCCTCGGTTTAAGTTATTCAAAGTTTATCCATTTACTGGCTACAAAGAATATTGATCTCAATCGAAAAGTACTTGCGGATTTAGCATTAAATAATGCTGCTGCATTTCAGACTTTGGTTGAGAACGTAAAAAAATAA